Below is a genomic region from bacterium.
GATGACGCCGTTCCTTCTCACATTGGTCGGCCTCTATGGCCTCGCCGCCGCGACCGGCTTCGCGCTCGCCGCGGCGTCGGCCGTCCGCGCCCCGCGCGTCGCCGGCGCGCGACGCCTCTCGCTCTTCCTTCTGGCCTGCGCGTGGTGGTCGCTCGTCGACTGCGTCGAGCTGTTCCTGACGACGCCCGGTCTGCGCCTCCTCGCGTCGCAGCTCCAGTACTTCGCCGCCGCGTTCGCCGCGCCGCTCTGCCTGCTCATGGCCGTCGAGCAGGCCGGGCTCCGCTCGCTGCTCGTCGGCCGGCTGCGCGCCGCGGCCCTCTGGACGATTCCCTGCGCGACGTTGGCCGTGGCCTGGACGAACCAACTCCACGGCTGGATGTGGACCTCGATCGAGACGCCGCCCGGCGGCCTGGGCCTCGCCCGCTACAACTACGGCCCGTTCTTCTGGGTCTTCTTCGGCTACTCGCTGCTGTGCGCGGCGAGCGCGGCCGGGCTGCTCTTCGTCGCCGCCGCGTCCTCGCTGCGCGGCTTCCGCCTCCGCTTCATCGCCTTCGCCGTCGGCGCCTGCGCCCTCTGCGTCGGCGGATTCACCTACGCGTTCAAGCTCGGCCCGATCCCCGATCTCGACTGGACCGCCTTGGCCTTTCTCGGCGTGGGCGTCGCCTTGTCGTGGGGGGCGCGGCACCGGAGAGTCCTCGATGTCGCGCCGATCGCGCGCGACTCGCTCTTCGCCGCCCTGCCGGACGCCGTCCTCGTGCTCGACGGCGCGGGCCGGGTGGCCGACGCCAACGCCGCGGCGGCGGAGCTTCTCGCGCCGGGCGGCCCGCTTCTCGGACGCTCCGCCGAATCGCTCGTCGGGGAGTGGCCGGCGCTGTACGGCGTGCTGACGGCGACCGGGCCGTCGGACGTCGAACTGTGCGCCGTGCTGCGGGAAGACCGCGTCCTCGAGGGGCGCGCGGCGACGATCCTCTCGGGCGCGCTTCCGGTCGGGCGGCTCGTCGTCCTGCGCGAC
It encodes:
- a CDS encoding PAS domain-containing protein produces the protein MTPFLLTLVGLYGLAAATGFALAAASAVRAPRVAGARRLSLFLLACAWWSLVDCVELFLTTPGLRLLASQLQYFAAAFAAPLCLLMAVEQAGLRSLLVGRLRAAALWTIPCATLAVAWTNQLHGWMWTSIETPPGGLGLARYNYGPFFWVFFGYSLLCAASAAGLLFVAAASSLRGFRLRFIAFAVGACALCVGGFTYAFKLGPIPDLDWTALAFLGVGVALSWGARHRRVLDVAPIARDSLFAALPDAVLVLDGAGRVADANAAAAELLAPGGPLLGRSAESLVGEWPALYGVLTATGPSDVELCAVLREDRVLEGRAATILSGALPVGRLVVLRDITLRRRAELERERLIAELRRAAEEISTLSGLIPVCASCRRIRDDEGFWSRFETYVAKHTGAQITHGLCPECAARAIKELEGRSGQ